One Nitrospira sp. DNA window includes the following coding sequences:
- a CDS encoding Flagellin protein FlaA, translating into MALVVNTNLASLSAQRNLSINQNQLAQSVERLSSGLRITRASDDAAGLGVSETLRAQIRSINQANRNAGDGISLTQVADGAAASIGSLLARMRELATQSGSGTLGTTERSYLDQEFVALRSEIDRIASSTEFNGQALLSGTSNTFSVFIGFKSGANSSLTVALDDLDVASVGLTGASVSTAASAQAVLATIDGAISSVATARANYGAIQSRFDVAIQNLTVTAENFTAADSRIRDADIAQETSVFTKNQILTQSGIAILAQANALPQQALALLRG; encoded by the coding sequence ATGGCATTAGTAGTCAATACCAACCTTGCATCACTCTCCGCTCAGAGGAACCTTTCGATCAACCAAAACCAACTGGCTCAGTCTGTCGAGCGGTTGTCGTCAGGATTGCGCATCACCCGCGCGTCGGATGACGCAGCCGGATTGGGCGTATCCGAGACCCTGCGGGCGCAGATCCGCAGCATCAACCAAGCCAACCGAAACGCCGGAGACGGCATCAGCCTGACGCAGGTCGCCGACGGCGCCGCCGCATCGATCGGCAGTTTGCTGGCTCGTATGCGCGAGTTGGCGACACAATCCGGAAGCGGCACCCTCGGGACGACCGAACGGTCGTATCTGGATCAGGAGTTCGTCGCGTTGCGTTCTGAAATCGATCGAATTGCGTCTTCAACGGAGTTCAACGGGCAAGCGCTGCTGAGCGGAACCAGCAATACCTTTTCGGTATTCATCGGTTTCAAGAGCGGTGCGAATAGCTCGTTGACGGTCGCACTGGACGACCTTGATGTCGCATCGGTCGGGTTGACCGGTGCAAGCGTTTCGACTGCGGCGAGCGCGCAGGCAGTTCTCGCCACAATCGACGGAGCCATCAGCTCGGTGGCGACGGCGCGTGCGAATTATGGAGCGATTCAGAGCCGCTTCGATGTGGCCATCCAGAACCTGACGGTCACGGCGGAGAATTTCACTGCGGCAGATTCCCGCATCCGCGATGCGGACATCGCCCAGGAGACATCTGTGTTCACGAAGAACCAGATCCTCACGCAATCCGGCATTGCGATCTTGGCTCAGGCCAATGCATTGCCACAGCAGGCGCTGGCGCTGCTGCGAGGATAA
- a CDS encoding Flagellar protein FlaG, which translates to MLQEVSSQTNLLAAAAANQNALQRPPERDGKNAVPEPQSSTREVKDKDLERALSRVREVFQQADPRLEFSIDPDLGRVVVKVMNAESGEVIRQIPQREVIELAKSLEAPTGLLLHHKV; encoded by the coding sequence ATGCTCCAAGAGGTATCGAGTCAGACGAACCTCCTCGCTGCCGCCGCCGCGAACCAGAATGCTCTACAACGCCCTCCGGAGCGAGACGGTAAAAATGCGGTTCCTGAACCGCAATCATCGACTCGCGAGGTCAAGGATAAAGATCTGGAGCGGGCGCTCTCGCGAGTGCGAGAGGTGTTCCAGCAAGCGGATCCTCGGTTGGAGTTTTCGATCGATCCGGATCTCGGTCGAGTGGTCGTCAAGGTCATGAACGCGGAGTCCGGCGAAGTGATCCGCCAGATTCCACAGAGGGAAGTCATTGAGCTTGCAAAAAGCCTGGAGGCTCCCACCGGGCTGTTGCTCCACCATAAGGTGTAA
- a CDS encoding Flagellar cap protein FliD, translating into MAISFGGLGNGVDFGQVVAALVKVQRQPIDKLTADKQALQTKLTDYGQLGTKLLALQSAAAQLRLPSSFDQSKSTVSDATVLDAQASAGAGTGSYTVQVTQLAKANQITNKAAKAVSSTTGAIVSGGAGTFSFRIGTGSVQSVTLGNGATLDDLRAAINDLGAGVTASVINTGTESSPAYRLTLTATASGSANTISVTADTTSLDFVNGSGTGGSDTLQAGQNAILVIGDPGQTTITIQRESNVVTDAIPDVTLTLKSKTTTNPVTVNINSDPGTVKTNIKALATAYNDIVKFVNERTTYDITSKTGGDFFNETTAKSVLSQLRNALSSQVSGASVYQTLGQIGFKTERDGTVTVDDAKLDSALTSNYAATKALFVTQPTSTGIAQQITQTVDTLDSVDTGAFTIRKNAITDQINKMTADIARMEDISTQYEERLRIQYAALDSLLQQMQAQTGALQALK; encoded by the coding sequence ATGGCGATTAGTTTCGGTGGATTAGGCAACGGCGTGGACTTTGGCCAGGTCGTCGCCGCGTTGGTCAAGGTCCAGCGTCAGCCGATCGATAAACTGACGGCTGACAAGCAAGCTTTGCAGACCAAACTCACTGATTACGGGCAGCTCGGCACCAAACTTCTCGCTCTCCAGAGTGCTGCAGCTCAACTGCGATTGCCCAGCAGCTTCGACCAGTCCAAAAGCACGGTCAGCGATGCCACTGTGTTGGACGCTCAAGCCTCGGCGGGAGCCGGAACAGGCAGTTATACCGTTCAGGTCACCCAGCTTGCCAAGGCGAATCAAATTACGAATAAGGCGGCGAAAGCCGTATCGAGCACGACTGGTGCGATCGTATCAGGCGGGGCCGGGACCTTTAGTTTCCGGATAGGAACAGGCTCAGTCCAAAGTGTGACGCTCGGTAACGGCGCCACATTGGACGATCTTCGTGCCGCAATCAATGACCTTGGAGCAGGCGTCACCGCATCCGTGATCAATACCGGAACGGAATCGAGCCCGGCCTATCGATTGACGTTGACGGCTACCGCATCCGGCTCGGCCAATACCATCTCGGTTACGGCGGATACGACGTCGCTCGACTTCGTGAACGGAAGCGGTACGGGAGGTTCCGATACGCTGCAAGCCGGGCAGAATGCCATTCTGGTGATCGGTGACCCTGGCCAGACCACCATTACCATTCAACGGGAAAGTAATGTGGTGACCGATGCCATTCCGGATGTGACGCTGACGCTAAAATCCAAGACCACGACGAACCCTGTCACCGTCAATATCAATTCCGATCCCGGGACCGTCAAAACCAACATCAAGGCTTTGGCGACAGCCTATAACGATATCGTCAAGTTCGTCAACGAACGGACGACCTATGACATCACCAGCAAGACCGGCGGAGATTTCTTCAACGAAACCACCGCGAAGAGCGTGCTCAGTCAATTGCGCAACGCCCTGTCGAGCCAGGTGAGCGGGGCGTCGGTATATCAAACATTGGGGCAAATCGGGTTCAAGACGGAACGCGACGGCACCGTGACGGTCGACGACGCCAAACTGGATTCGGCGCTGACGAGCAACTATGCGGCCACGAAAGCACTGTTCGTCACCCAGCCGACTTCGACGGGCATCGCCCAACAGATCACGCAGACGGTCGATACTCTCGACAGCGTCGATACGGGGGCCTTTACCATTCGAAAAAACGCCATCACCGACCAAATCAATAAAATGACCGCCGATATCGCACGCATGGAAGATATCTCCACCCAATACGAAGAACGCCTTCGCATTCAATACGCTGCTCTGGACAGTCTCTTACAACAAATGCAAGCACAAACCGGCGCGCTCCAGGCGCTGAAATAA
- a CDS encoding Flagellar biosynthesis protein FliS → MLAHAAHAYQQTQVMTANQVQLIVLLYDSAIQSLELAREAILTNNYKDKARFLDRSMAIVGELDSVLDFERGGEIARSLHRLYDYIVQQCIQANLRHNGKHLDGPIRCLTTLREAWQVVARQETVTHAGK, encoded by the coding sequence ATGCTCGCCCATGCAGCCCATGCCTATCAACAAACGCAAGTGATGACCGCCAATCAAGTGCAGTTGATCGTGCTGCTCTACGACTCCGCCATTCAGTCGTTGGAGTTGGCGCGGGAGGCCATCCTCACCAACAACTATAAAGACAAGGCCCGCTTTCTCGATCGCAGCATGGCGATCGTGGGAGAGCTGGACAGCGTCCTGGATTTTGAGCGCGGTGGAGAAATCGCCCGGTCGCTGCACCGCCTGTATGACTATATAGTTCAACAGTGTATCCAAGCCAATCTTCGGCACAATGGAAAACATCTGGATGGACCGATCCGTTGCCTGACCACCCTGCGCGAGGCCTGGCAGGTCGTCGCCCGACAGGAAACGGTGACTCATGCCGGTAAATAG
- a CDS encoding ParA-like protein produces MALIVSIGSGKGGVGKSVMAANLAMLLAREGKQVVLADLDVGGADAHILFGMLHPPLTLTDFIERRVERLDDVLQPVSAHPFLQLIPGTGETLATANLPYAKKKRLIRHFRQLQADVIIVDIGAGTSYHALDFFLMADHYLTVATPDPTSVLDLYRFIKLAAIRRVLSAFLSRDAVSETLSDRDFGSIEEVIQTVGDTNPDARETATRTLQGFQPHLIVNRVSGKSRINVLQLKKLLKEYVGGDLTMLGEIPDDPAMTRAVRSYLPVVEFEPTAPASLALEKTAQTLLSILIRPMPSPAEHPPSREQAA; encoded by the coding sequence ATGGCTCTCATCGTTTCGATTGGATCGGGAAAGGGCGGCGTGGGGAAGAGCGTCATGGCCGCCAATTTGGCCATGTTGCTTGCGCGGGAAGGGAAGCAGGTGGTGTTGGCCGATCTCGACGTGGGCGGTGCCGACGCCCACATCTTGTTCGGCATGTTGCACCCTCCCCTCACCTTGACCGACTTCATCGAGCGCCGGGTCGAGCGTCTCGATGACGTGCTGCAGCCGGTCTCGGCGCATCCCTTTCTCCAGTTGATTCCCGGCACGGGAGAGACATTGGCGACCGCCAATCTTCCGTATGCCAAGAAAAAGCGGCTCATCCGCCACTTCAGACAACTTCAGGCCGACGTGATCATCGTCGATATCGGCGCCGGGACGAGTTATCACGCGCTCGACTTTTTTCTCATGGCCGACCACTACTTGACGGTGGCCACACCGGATCCGACTTCGGTTCTCGATCTATACCGATTCATCAAGCTCGCTGCGATCCGTCGCGTCCTGTCGGCATTTTTATCGCGGGATGCCGTCAGCGAGACACTCTCCGACCGCGACTTCGGCAGCATCGAGGAAGTCATTCAGACCGTAGGAGACACAAACCCCGATGCCAGGGAGACTGCGACAAGGACGCTGCAGGGGTTCCAACCGCACCTCATCGTCAACCGAGTGTCCGGCAAATCGCGGATCAACGTGCTGCAGTTAAAGAAACTGTTGAAGGAATATGTCGGCGGGGACCTGACCATGCTGGGCGAGATTCCGGATGACCCGGCTATGACGCGTGCCGTCCGCAGCTATCTTCCGGTGGTAGAGTTCGAGCCGACTGCACCGGCTTCACTGGCCTTGGAAAAGACGGCTCAGACCTTGCTCAGCATCTTGATCCGCCCGATGCCCTCGCCTGCTGAGCATCCTCCGTCACGCGAACAGGCCGCCTGA
- a CDS encoding Chemotaxis protein methyltransferase CheR, translated as MADTNTVKKTDVPAPKLRPDTFKHLRDLIYEQTGIHFQENKIYLLENRLQPRLKACRCQTFESYLNYLRFDAYRDREFTELYTVITTNETYFFRDEAQLDTFMKVMIPEVMKTNAATKQIRIWSAACSTGDEPYTLALLLREYPPLSGWTIDILATDISENVLSVARTASYSSHSLRKVPPAMLAKYFTGTKEQHTLVPQVKDMVRFMTVNLYDRPRLKLIRGMDIVFCRNCLIYFDDKAKAQIVSDLRDTLRPKGYLMIGFSETLHVTAGLFRTIHAGRSVIHEKQ; from the coding sequence ATGGCCGACACGAATACGGTGAAGAAGACGGATGTGCCGGCGCCCAAGCTGAGACCCGACACCTTCAAGCACCTGCGGGACCTGATCTATGAACAGACCGGCATTCATTTCCAGGAAAACAAGATCTACCTGCTGGAAAATCGGCTACAGCCTCGATTGAAGGCCTGCCGCTGCCAGACGTTCGAAAGTTATCTCAACTACTTGCGCTTCGACGCGTACCGTGACCGTGAATTCACCGAACTGTACACGGTCATTACCACCAATGAGACCTATTTCTTCCGCGATGAGGCGCAGCTCGATACGTTCATGAAGGTTATGATTCCGGAAGTCATGAAAACCAACGCGGCGACCAAGCAAATCCGTATTTGGAGCGCCGCCTGCTCCACCGGAGACGAACCCTATACCTTGGCGTTGCTGCTGCGCGAGTACCCTCCGCTGTCCGGCTGGACCATCGATATTTTGGCTACGGATATCAGTGAAAACGTCCTGTCGGTCGCGAGAACAGCCAGTTACAGCTCGCATTCGCTTCGCAAGGTTCCTCCGGCCATGCTGGCGAAATATTTCACCGGCACGAAAGAACAGCACACGCTCGTTCCCCAGGTGAAGGACATGGTGCGGTTCATGACGGTGAACCTGTACGACCGTCCTCGCCTCAAATTGATACGCGGGATGGACATCGTCTTTTGCCGCAACTGCCTCATCTACTTCGACGACAAGGCCAAAGCCCAGATCGTCTCGGACTTACGCGATACCTTGCGTCCCAAAGGGTATTTGATGATCGGGTTTTCGGAAACATTACATGTCACAGCCGGACTGTTCCGGACCATTCATGCGGGCCGTTCCGTCATTCACGAGAAACAGTAA
- a CDS encoding Chemotaxis regulator - transmits chemoreceptor signals to flagellar motor components CheY: protein MPADPNMKILVVDDMSTMRRIVKNILKQLGFNNLEEAENGQDALTKLHADTYGFVVSDWNMPVMMGIDMLRAIRADEKLKKIPVLMVTAEAQKENLLEAVQAGVSNYVVKPFTAETMQEKINKIFK, encoded by the coding sequence ATGCCAGCTGATCCCAATATGAAAATTCTCGTCGTCGACGACATGTCCACCATGCGGCGCATCGTCAAAAACATCCTCAAACAACTGGGGTTCAACAATTTGGAAGAAGCCGAAAACGGGCAGGACGCGCTCACCAAGTTGCACGCGGATACCTACGGCTTCGTCGTATCCGACTGGAATATGCCGGTCATGATGGGCATCGACATGCTGCGCGCGATCCGAGCCGACGAGAAGCTGAAAAAGATTCCGGTCTTGATGGTCACGGCCGAAGCCCAGAAGGAGAACCTCTTGGAAGCCGTCCAGGCGGGCGTCAGCAATTATGTCGTCAAACCGTTCACAGCCGAAACGATGCAGGAAAAGATCAACAAGATTTTCAAATAG
- a CDS encoding Chemotaxis response - phosphatase CheZ: MAQSHATAQSSRTANEPEHDGKEPNTKLYEELGELARFIDTTMRTLSEFSAPVNSSTEQLPQAVSHLTNLKTLTEQGTHEVMRQVEAIQDNHARIGTRLKELTHALQQGQASPALLRQVQNVEQNLGEDDKRLLDIMTALSFQDLVAQSVNKLVTILDEVEHKLLQLVVVFGPYQKQVAKKDQGKASEMLKQLEATKNTSMNQDLADEILKQFGFN; this comes from the coding sequence ATGGCACAATCACATGCGACGGCACAGTCGAGCAGGACGGCGAACGAACCAGAGCATGACGGCAAGGAACCCAATACCAAACTCTATGAAGAACTCGGCGAGCTGGCTCGATTTATCGATACTACGATGCGGACCCTGTCCGAATTCAGCGCGCCGGTGAACAGCTCCACCGAACAATTGCCCCAAGCGGTGAGTCACCTCACCAATCTCAAGACGCTGACGGAACAGGGGACCCACGAAGTCATGCGTCAGGTGGAAGCCATCCAGGACAACCACGCCAGGATCGGCACCAGGCTCAAGGAACTGACTCATGCCCTGCAACAGGGGCAAGCATCTCCGGCTCTATTGCGTCAGGTTCAGAACGTCGAACAGAACCTGGGAGAAGACGACAAACGACTGCTCGACATCATGACGGCGCTTTCTTTTCAGGATCTGGTGGCCCAAAGCGTCAACAAACTGGTGACGATCCTCGACGAAGTCGAGCACAAGCTGCTCCAACTGGTCGTGGTGTTCGGTCCCTATCAGAAACAGGTCGCCAAAAAAGATCAGGGCAAGGCCAGTGAGATGTTGAAGCAGCTGGAAGCGACCAAGAATACCTCGATGAATCAGGACCTCGCCGACGAGATTCTAAAGCAATTCGGGTTTAACTGA
- a CDS encoding Signal transduction histidine kinase CheA, whose protein sequence is MSDEMQEILNDFLTESNEMLEVLDQRFVTLESDPTNKDLLNEIFRAMHSMKGSAGFLGFNHLVDVAHRGENILNKLRQGDMAVVPAVISVILEAIDVIKALMADIRESGTDTHVATEGIAAKLDDIINGKTGHPTPAETSRGQAPAAPTPSVGVASSDLSRDPPVSAPPTLGEILVNEGLASKDQVLDALNAQQHQPDPKTPLGEILLQAKAITERALDQALQKQEKQPKPAEEDATIRVETKRLDSVMNLVGELVLGRNRLIKIGTQLEQNHESDPQVRALSETLAQLNLVTTDLQLAVMKTRMLPIKKVFAKLPRMVRDLSQKLGKQVRLEMRGEETELDKSVADEIGDPLVHLVRNAIDHGIETPAERQARGKAGEGQLTIAASQEGNSIVIRINDDGRGIPVEKIKAKALAKGLIGEAELAAMEHREVLNLIFLPGFSTAEHVTDVSGRGVGMDVVRTNIRKINGSVDLESEPGKGSQIIIKLPLTIAIIQALMVEVERSIFAIPLSTVIEAVRISRSDIKTINGREVLHLRDRVLPLIRLAQEFEIPTDAERDRFYVVVAALGDRRVGVVVDELRSQEEVVIKSIWDYLETVKGVSGATITGEGKVVLILDTAELVQNAQAWHTAGMAT, encoded by the coding sequence ATGAGCGATGAAATGCAGGAAATCCTCAACGACTTTCTCACCGAATCCAACGAGATGCTGGAGGTGTTGGATCAGCGGTTCGTGACGTTGGAGTCCGACCCCACCAACAAAGACCTGCTCAACGAAATTTTCCGCGCGATGCACAGCATGAAGGGTTCCGCCGGTTTTCTGGGATTCAACCATTTGGTGGATGTCGCGCATCGCGGAGAAAACATCCTCAACAAACTCCGGCAGGGTGACATGGCAGTCGTCCCTGCCGTGATCAGCGTCATCCTGGAAGCCATCGATGTGATTAAAGCGTTGATGGCCGATATTCGAGAGTCGGGCACCGACACCCATGTCGCGACGGAAGGCATCGCCGCCAAATTAGACGACATCATCAACGGAAAGACGGGGCATCCGACGCCGGCCGAGACGAGCAGGGGCCAGGCCCCCGCAGCACCGACACCGTCCGTCGGCGTCGCATCATCCGACCTGTCCCGCGATCCGCCGGTCTCGGCGCCGCCAACCTTGGGTGAAATCCTGGTGAACGAAGGATTGGCCTCGAAAGATCAGGTGCTGGACGCCCTCAATGCCCAGCAACATCAGCCCGATCCAAAAACTCCCTTGGGCGAGATTCTCCTCCAGGCCAAAGCCATTACCGAGCGCGCACTGGATCAGGCGCTGCAAAAGCAGGAGAAACAGCCGAAGCCGGCGGAAGAAGACGCGACCATCCGAGTGGAAACCAAACGGCTCGACAGTGTGATGAACCTGGTCGGCGAATTGGTCCTGGGCCGCAATCGGTTGATCAAAATCGGTACCCAGCTGGAGCAGAACCACGAATCCGACCCCCAGGTACGGGCATTGAGCGAAACCCTCGCCCAACTCAACCTGGTGACGACCGATCTGCAATTGGCGGTCATGAAAACCCGCATGCTGCCGATCAAGAAGGTCTTCGCGAAATTGCCGCGCATGGTGCGCGACCTCTCGCAGAAACTCGGCAAGCAGGTGCGGCTGGAAATGCGCGGAGAAGAGACCGAGCTCGACAAGTCCGTCGCCGATGAAATCGGCGATCCATTGGTGCACCTGGTGCGCAATGCCATCGATCACGGCATCGAAACGCCGGCGGAACGGCAGGCCAGAGGCAAGGCCGGCGAAGGACAGCTGACCATTGCCGCCAGCCAGGAAGGCAACAGCATCGTCATCCGCATCAACGACGACGGGCGCGGAATCCCCGTCGAGAAGATCAAAGCCAAGGCCTTGGCCAAGGGGTTGATCGGGGAAGCCGAATTGGCGGCCATGGAACATCGCGAAGTGTTGAACCTCATTTTTTTGCCCGGGTTCAGCACCGCCGAGCACGTCACCGATGTGTCCGGCCGCGGCGTCGGCATGGATGTCGTGCGGACCAACATTCGGAAGATCAACGGCAGTGTGGATCTGGAGTCCGAGCCGGGCAAAGGCAGCCAGATCATCATCAAGCTGCCGCTGACGATTGCGATCATTCAAGCCCTGATGGTGGAAGTGGAGCGGTCGATCTTCGCCATTCCGCTGAGCACCGTGATCGAGGCGGTCCGGATTTCCCGTTCCGACATCAAGACCATCAACGGGCGCGAAGTGCTGCACCTGCGGGATCGGGTGTTGCCGCTGATCCGCCTGGCCCAGGAGTTCGAGATCCCGACGGATGCCGAACGCGACCGGTTTTATGTCGTCGTGGCCGCGTTGGGCGACCGGCGGGTGGGTGTGGTGGTCGACGAATTGCGCTCCCAAGAGGAGGTCGTCATCAAGTCCATCTGGGATTATTTGGAAACCGTCAAGGGCGTGTCGGGTGCCACGATCACCGGTGAAGGCAAGGTGGTGCTCATTCTCGACACCGCGGAATTGGTTCAGAATGCGCAGGCCTGGCATACCGCCGGGATGGCCACGTAA
- a CDS encoding Chemotaxis protein CheV, whose translation MSNLINEIDARTRLAGANQMELLLFKLGTNEIYGINVFKVREVMKLPALTQIPEADSRIVGMANIRGIMVPVVGLKRSLGLGTESEGHMGNTTGPHPYLIVSEYNGSLQGFLVSGVDRIIRFSWAAIKTPPAIVRENNKGAVTAVTMLDNGRMVLILDVEKVLHDICPRSDDEVFAGMVASPALKSKCMLFADDSSVARTQIRKALERLEMSYIMATTGGEAWTKLQALAEQATAEGKPRVDQIHCILSDIEMPEMDGFTLTKHIRADPRLAHLPVMLHSSLTGACNMEKGKAVGATDYITKFDAKILGEKLSFHLSQEKPPTSKAA comes from the coding sequence ATGTCGAATCTCATCAATGAAATCGATGCGCGGACCAGGTTGGCCGGCGCCAATCAGATGGAACTGTTGTTGTTCAAGCTGGGAACGAACGAAATCTACGGTATCAACGTCTTCAAGGTCCGCGAGGTGATGAAACTGCCGGCGCTCACCCAGATTCCTGAAGCGGACAGCCGTATCGTGGGCATGGCCAACATCCGTGGGATCATGGTGCCCGTGGTGGGCCTCAAACGCAGCTTGGGGTTGGGGACGGAGTCGGAGGGGCACATGGGAAACACGACGGGACCGCACCCCTATTTGATCGTGTCCGAATATAACGGGAGCCTGCAAGGGTTTCTCGTGTCCGGCGTCGATCGCATCATTCGCTTCTCATGGGCTGCGATCAAGACTCCTCCGGCGATCGTCAGGGAAAACAATAAAGGCGCGGTCACGGCCGTGACGATGTTAGATAATGGCCGGATGGTGCTGATTCTCGACGTGGAGAAAGTACTGCACGATATCTGTCCTCGCTCGGACGACGAAGTGTTCGCGGGGATGGTGGCGTCTCCGGCCTTGAAATCCAAGTGCATGTTGTTTGCCGATGATTCCTCGGTGGCGAGGACGCAAATCCGCAAGGCGCTGGAGCGTCTCGAGATGTCGTACATCATGGCCACTACCGGCGGGGAAGCCTGGACGAAACTGCAGGCGCTTGCGGAGCAGGCCACGGCGGAAGGCAAACCACGTGTCGATCAGATCCACTGCATTTTGAGCGATATCGAAATGCCGGAAATGGACGGGTTCACCTTGACGAAACACATCCGCGCGGACCCGAGGCTGGCGCACCTACCCGTGATGCTCCATTCCTCCTTGACGGGCGCCTGCAACATGGAAAAGGGCAAAGCCGTCGGTGCGACCGACTACATCACGAAGTTTGACGCGAAAATCCTGGGAGAAAAACTGTCGTTTCATCTCAGTCAGGAAAAACCGCCGACAAGTAAAGCAGCCTGA
- a CDS encoding Chemotaxis response regulator protein-glutamate methylesterase CheB produces the protein MAIPFSQTTTGTCPVRVLVVDDSAFMRKSLTSMLEGDKQIQVVGVARNGEEAIQQVQQLKPDVVTMDVEMPGMTGLQALQHIMAKHPVPVIMVSSITTEGAQETLQALEWGAVDFVPKQLDGVASKIADIQAQLVSKVLAARHTGGKLKKVPMAGLAKIGAPPVKALSSFAVSVTRGTKLIAIGCSTGGPQALFEIMPMIPVDCPAGIVIVQHMPKSFTKTFAERLNNLCALEVREAVEGDEVRPGRVLVAPGGVQLRVVRKTITSTVVSLAPNVEHHPHAPSADIMLKSVAALYGERSIGVILTGMGHDGLEGMKAIKAAKGRTIAQDEASCVVYGMPKAVVEAGCAEKVVSLSNVIGEIMNMV, from the coding sequence ATGGCTATTCCATTCTCACAGACGACAACTGGAACCTGTCCGGTTCGTGTTTTGGTCGTGGACGATTCCGCCTTTATGCGGAAGAGCCTGACCAGCATGCTGGAAGGGGACAAACAGATTCAAGTCGTGGGAGTCGCACGAAACGGAGAAGAGGCGATCCAGCAGGTGCAACAATTAAAGCCCGACGTCGTCACCATGGATGTGGAGATGCCCGGTATGACGGGCCTGCAGGCCTTGCAGCACATCATGGCGAAACATCCCGTGCCGGTCATCATGGTGAGTTCCATTACGACCGAAGGCGCTCAAGAAACCCTGCAAGCGCTGGAATGGGGAGCGGTGGATTTTGTTCCCAAACAACTGGACGGCGTCGCCTCGAAAATCGCCGACATCCAAGCACAACTGGTCTCCAAAGTGCTGGCCGCCAGACACACCGGCGGGAAGTTGAAAAAAGTTCCGATGGCCGGGCTTGCAAAGATCGGCGCCCCGCCGGTCAAGGCTCTGAGCAGCTTCGCGGTCAGTGTGACCCGCGGCACGAAACTGATCGCCATAGGCTGTTCCACGGGCGGCCCGCAGGCCCTATTCGAAATCATGCCGATGATCCCAGTGGATTGTCCGGCCGGAATCGTCATCGTGCAACACATGCCCAAATCGTTCACCAAAACGTTTGCCGAGCGGCTCAATAACCTCTGCGCACTTGAGGTCCGCGAAGCGGTCGAGGGCGACGAGGTGCGGCCGGGCCGCGTGCTCGTGGCGCCGGGAGGCGTTCAGTTACGCGTCGTCAGGAAAACCATCACCAGCACGGTCGTTTCACTGGCACCGAACGTGGAGCACCATCCGCATGCGCCTTCCGCCGACATTATGCTCAAGTCGGTGGCGGCGTTGTACGGCGAGCGCAGCATCGGTGTGATCTTGACCGGGATGGGACACGACGGGTTGGAAGGCATGAAAGCGATCAAGGCGGCAAAAGGACGGACGATCGCGCAGGATGAGGCATCCTGCGTCGTCTACGGCATGCCGAAAGCCGTCGTGGAAGCAGGATGTGCGGAAAAGGTGGTTTCGCTCTCCAACGTAATCGGCGAAATCATGAATATGGTGTGA